TGAGTTAACCTCTAGAAGTTGCTTTGTAGTACATAATGCAACACAGCTGACACATGGACACGACAAAGAGACCCTGGAGTTGGAGTCTTTGTTTTCaagaataaatatgaaatatcaaTACTAAATGCCAATACCTAATTACTGAGCAAATTTGAACCAATATGAGAAGACATTTCTTCCAAACAGTGCTCGGAAGTATGGGAACTCCTTGGCGAAATGTGGCAAACTGTGCATCATGTATTGAAATAAGCCACAAGGTGAGATTGCTGTTTCCAAAAGACCATATAAACTCACATGTTTTGATTGTGCTCTTTGTGCACAGGATCCTACACATCAGTATGTAGCTTAGGTTTGTCACTCCTGACATTTCTCATGTATTTATTGTGCAGATCAGTCTGTAGCTACAGTACAGGTGCAGAGCAAACTAATGGTGCAGTTTAGCCTCTTGTGAAGATGGCAGTGCATTTCAGTGTGTGGTCTTATCCTCCCCTTGGAGGGTGCAGGAATCAGACCATACCTAACATAAAGTTTCATCATCTAGTTCACCCACACTAACATTTTAACTCATTGAGTGGTGAAATTCATTGCTCACTAAGACATGAAACTCCTTTGTGCTCAACTTTCCTGTGCTTCCCTAAATGTGCTTTAACTCTAAGCCAATGCTGCAGGTGAGTACCTTCACCTGAGGTTATGTGCCACTTGTGTCGCAAGCCAATTGGTTTCTTGTACAGGTTATCAGAACAgttctgtatgtttttgcatgttaaaTTTTAGCAACGGAACAGTTTATAATCTAGCATTTTAAGATGTTAAAAGCATGTTCACATGTTCGTCTGTAAAACATCTTAACGCATTCAGGATGGAGAGCAATCACTTTTCCTGTGATTTAGGGGGGGGGGCAGTGTGGAACGATCCCTTCgtttttctattgttttctttttacagtgGTTCACATACTCATAGTACTGTATTACTGCCCTTCAATCCCTTTAATGCAGACTTTCTCGCCTCGTATTATCATTATGAAAAATGGGAGTGGTTTATGGTAGATCAATATGGAATGATATTATTCATCACTTCAGTATATACAAAAGTATATACCACACAATATATCACAGCTACTGTAGGCACTACTAAGTACTAGGTACTGTAGCCTGAAACCTGAGCAGATACAAGAGCTATGTTGGAGGCCACATGACCACATATGACAACAGCTATGCATGGGTCAACACTTACATCACGTAAAATAGGGAGGATCTATTATTGACAGCCAATGGCTTGGAAGGGTCAATCAACATTGGTATGATAACGGGGCAAAATTCAACGTATCAATTCACTTTTAACATCATAAGATGCCACATTATAACttaataaaatgctaaaatttTGTGTGTAAAGACATAAGATCTAGCGTACTAACACACAAGAAACTAGATGCCTTTCATGGACACTCAGCCCTCAATCTCTCTATATGTAAATAAGCAGTACATATTCTGTGACAGCATTCTTGTACTTAATGTTTAAACTCCACAAAGCTTTTGTCAGATCTGTACTTAACAAACAACTCCAGGGTCTCCACCTAATTAAAGTGCTCAAGTGAAGTCAGACGAGACATTGGTCCAAACTCTACACAAACGCGCTACGTAATCAAGAAAACATAATGACAAAAGCATAAGgcaaacagacaacagagatgCTTTTCAGGCACCAAACAATGTGACTGACTGTGCTTCACACTACATCTGTTCAGTCTCAAGTATTGGTGTTGTCTCAGGGAGGGGCCACCGAGACAGAGAGAGCGTCATTGGTTCTTCTGCTGGCCAGCAGAGACATCCAGTGGTTAAAACTGTGTATTACCACTTATTCCAAACATTTATATTACGGTACATTTTCCACATTATACCCCTAAACATACATAGTCATACAAGAttatacattaaaaatgaaaaaaaggctTTAGTTTTCACACCTCGGTTCACAAAAAGACATCAAAGTGTAGATTGTAGTGCTTATGAAATGATGTTCATAGGGGTCACAATTTGAGGAATGTACAACAATTGAACCCAAACATCATCCTCTTAGGGAGAAAGTGTAATAAATTCACAGCATGGCCTTGGAAGTGAACCTCTTACTCAATGCACTGTAACTACATTAGAGATATATTCTAGTAGGACctcaacagtaaaatgtctcatctCTGTATTGCTGAACAAACAGCCGTGCAGGTGGAGCAGACAAAGCAAGGTGTCCGCTCTCCTCTCTTCCACATCAGAAGAGGATCTGTATCTATGGTGCGTTGCCACGGCTTCCCCTGGGTAACGCAGCTCTATTTTTAAAGAGGCAGGGTCACCGGGAGCTCTCGTTCGGTGGCAGACAACACACTGACGCACGCACACTTGCCCTTGCACATGCACATCTGCACGTACACAAAGAGAAAACTCACATTTCCGATTCCTTCTCGGTCTGCCACTCTAAACACAGACAGACGAGCATGAAGCTCCCCGCTCTTAAAAGACAAGCCGCTCTGCTTATCTCTGCACGTGCACTGCCACCTCAGCCCTTCTAAGGCATTGATTAAAATGGACACGCTTGATTAAAATGATTgattaaaatggaaaagctttGTCTAGCCAGATGCGACTAGAACAGCACAGTGACGATGTGTGCAGTGCTGTTGGCAACAACTCTAGAGCCTTGTTTGTCGAGGAGAAAGGTTGTTTAAAAGAAAGGTGCTGCTCTATGTTAAGGCTCAGAGATGCTCTAACGATAGCGGGTGTCTATGCTTCGGTGTTAACGGAGAAGAAATGAAGAGGCAAAAAGTTTTGCACTAGTGCGGTGTATATACACAATTTACGGTGACATCTCAGACTATTGCACAACACATATGTACAGTTTTCTACATCAGTGGGGAAAGCAGGGATAGAAGGAGATCCACAGTTTTAAGAGGACCCTACTATGACTGGTTATTATTGCTGATGCATGATAGGCAcaataaacttaaaaatgtaatgtgctTGTAACACTGTTTACACTATCAAAATCACTTATTACATGGTTGTTATAGATGCAtttgtaatcattttgttttctgagaaatGCTCTTATACGTGTTTTTTACGAGTCTCCTTCCATCCTATCCCCACAAATAACAATCCTCTACAACTGAACCAGAATAAGATGATGATCTCCTAGATCTATGAACTGTCTCAAAAATAACCTTGTCCAAACTGGTGAACACATAGGATTGCGGTTCAGTACAATGTAAAGCATTTAAGCATTGCACACAGCTTAACTTCGGCCAGAGCTTATTACAAAACAAAGCCTGTATCTAAGCCCTCAGTGGACCTttctaagcttcattcctccctctgttcctgtctctgtccctctctctctgcccctgtTATACGTTGATAGATGGAAAAGGTCATCATATCTGGTGGGACTCACATTCCCCTGATCCTGTCATTACAGCTGGGATTGACAGGCAGTTAGCAGCACGGATCCTACGGCGGGGAAGAAGGGAAGAACCACAGGTATGGAGCGATGGAGCAGAAAAGAAGGGATAGAGGGATTCAGCTCTGGGGGTTAAGGTGTGATGAACGCTGCAACAACTGGCAGTggattttctctccctcttgaCTTCCTCTGTTCCTCCCTTTCTtactctgtctccctctctccaagCAGGGCCGGGGTTTAATGGATGGGAGGATCTATGAGCTCAGTGGATCATAGCTCAGACTCGGGCGAGCCGATGTTCTGGTAGCCCGTCTTGGTGCTGGTGCCATAGTTGGTGTTGGTCATCTCCTGGGTGCCACCGGGGCCCAGGTAAGTGCGGTGGGCGGGCATTGGGGAAGGAGTCTCGCTGGGGTTCTTGCTGAGGATGAAGCGCTGCTCATCTTGCTCTTCGAGGTTGGAGATGTCCTTCATCATGCCTTTACGGTAGGAGACGGACAGCGTGTTGGAGCCATCTGAGATCAGGTTGAAGCGACGGGCGATGAAGACGATGGGTAGAGGCAGCATAGCCACCACGATGAGGGCGTAGGCCATGGCTAAAGCCCAGGGAGGGTAGCTATGGAAACGCTCTGCGCCCTGGCAAAGAAAGAGTGCAGAGGGAAGACGatgaagacaaagacagagagaaataaaaagagggGGCATTTATGGAATAATCATGCAAGTCTGGTGGTGCTTTCactctttgtttatttcctttcccacactctttctttctttttttctgtaaacacacataaacaagagAAACTGAATACTGACCTCAGCCTCCACCCAGGCGTTGTATCCTGCAGGACTGATGGCCATCTCGATGACAGTGGCGATGATAAGTACCACCAGGACAGCTGGTGACACGTACTTCCACATGTAGTAATAGAAGGAGTACGGCCTGAAACCAAGCATGTCCTCCAGGTCCTGCATGAACCTGTGAGgatgggaaagaaagaaagagtgggAAGGAATTCCACTTcagtgtcaaaatgtctgctttattgtttgttgttatcTGTCCTGACTGTGTCTGAAATTACCTCCCTGTTCACTCACTTACTACTCTCTATATAATAGATGACATACTCACTCTAGTTTACTCTTtggtgagcagtaaattgaaaTTTTGGACACTTGCATGTGACTGTAATTTtcacatctataaaatgtgaagCATTGCATTGTgagattgttagcagaaagtagtgtacatgtCCTAGACTTTTAATTCCATTGTGTGAATTAAGTGAACTATATAGAGCATAAATTTGCACTTAAATGGCTGCACTATAAAAATGGCGACAGTAAATATtgtatagtatattatatagtaaatatatttatatagtatattatatagtaaatagggagtgGTTTtgggtctacagccatgctagtggctctgtgaagctatacttaggcacagcatGGCTTTGAGCTAActataaatgctaatgtcagaatgctaacatgatgcAATGACAaagttaacatgctgatatttagcaggaaatgtttactctgttcaccattttagtttagcatgttagctgcTCTGTATTGCTGAAtgatgctaacatttgctaatagcactaaacacagagtAGGTTACAgctgaatgtcattagttttgcaggtatttgaacataaaccaaagtactggacacaTTAAAATTGCGCAGATAGCGTGGCTaaaattatttagatttttggtGATATATGGCTAGTTTTGAAACAGATCACAGAACTACAAATACTTAATGTGCTGCCTGAAAATGAATTACAGTATATCCAAGTATGGCTTCAGTCTACATATCCAGTAGAGTTACCTCTTAGTGCCGTAGATCCAGGCTACAGAGATGTTCTCCAGGATCACCACCACAGTGAGAGGCAAACCAGCTGAGTAGTCGTCAAACATGGTGACAAAATAGTTTCCTGAACGCTGCACAAACAGTAGGCCTAACAGGAAGGCTATGACACAGCAAGCCACTGGGAAAGAGGAGAAGATCCAGTAAGaatgacaaatactgtaattttatcAAAGTACAAGAGATTTGAGTTTGATAACCAGATTTAAGACAGTTAGCTCACCACACAGGATCTCTTTGCGGATCTTGAAAGCATCAAGTATGGGTGTGGTGATGCCGGTCATGGTGCCAATCATGCTTCCCAGACCCAAGTTGATCAGCATGAAGAAGAACATGACAGACCAGAAGGGACTGGCAGGGAAATGTGTCATGGCCTCTGTGAAGGCGATGAACGCCAGGCCAGTGCCCTGAACAGCCTGGTCGGACGGAGACAAAGAGGTAGTGGGTTACACTGGTCAAAAGTGGCTAATGCACTGCTTGGAAATGAATGATACTATGTGGAAAAGCACCCACTTAGCTTCCATTTCAAGGTTCCTTAATTATAGTGCAGCCATTTAAGGTGATGCACTCAATGAGTGGGTTAGTACTGCAGATTATACTTAAAATTCCAACATCACCAACATATCAAACATCGAGAAAAGTATGAATGACGATCACAGAGTTCTGACAATATTCCTGAGACCTCTGAATGATCTTTGTAGTAAGAACTTCTCTGAAAAGCATTAACAACACTAATGGCCAAACAGAAATGGACGAGcttcatttacatttcaagATGTGATCAAAAACATACGTAAATAGGAGTTGAAGACCCAAAACTGGGATTATTATCTAATGAGGTGGCTCATCAAGGGTGGCATAAATTATAGCCACCAGACTAAATCTCACAAACTCACTTTTCAGTCCAAGATATTAGTTTGGAAAACATCCACTGTTTGACCCAGGGTGAACTATGGGGAGCTATGGGGGTTTAAATTATGACAAAAAGCAGAAGTGTTGTGCATTGAAAGTTTTTGGTGAACTGAACAtatccgtttgcaactaatgaatgtGAACGTGAGCGTCGTTCACTCCCGTGAGAGTGAATAACGCTCACGCACCCGgcatgccggtgttttgggttacagaatctgatgggtcacagttTTTTAAACGATacatcgagctgaagcatccaacaagaaatatctgcgagtgaatgatgatcacaagaaatcattaaagggtaagacgagacaacagctgcaaagttcctccacccaagtcaaactcacagcattttgtaaaggaaaaaaattggCACTGTgaacttagttcaaaattcTAAATTGTAAACTATCaatgtgaacttgcacaacactgacaaacagtATCGCTGTGGAAGtagcaaaaaaggaaaatatggaTTGTGGAAATGACTGGATATAGCTTGGCCCCATCGTCTGCAcagtagttttagttttttactcACTCATGAGGCTCTTAAATCAAGCTATTGCCTGTTGAGCCTTGTCAGACCGCAATGAGCAAACGTACACTGTAAACTGCAGCTAACCATAACAATAGTGAATTTGCTATATGCCCTTGGTGAAACTAATTTAACCTTAAAGTGGTAAAAAGTAACTAtataaaaaagtaacaaaaaaggATGATTTGAACACAGCTCCTGtgttcaaaatacaaaaaactttCCTGggtatttttcctttaattgaTTGtcaaattgattgattgattgattgattgattaaccAACTGATCATTGCAGCTCTAGAGGAAACACTACTTTGCTTAGCATCATGGTATTTTTAACCTCCCCTTTCtctgttattttttatatattaggACAACTGGTCAGAAATACTCTTATTCAGAAATACTCAACAATCACATTCTCATTTTAGCTTGTGAACTCTCCCCCTCTGACCTTGTTGAGTTCGTCCTCCAACAAACAGGCATCCAGGCCCAGCTGGCCGAAGCTGTCCTCCTTCACCGTCTTAATGACGCTGTACATCTCTGCATAGTCCTCGGTGGACAGGTGGGAGAAGTTGATGTGAGGAGGGATGAGCTCTCTGCTCAGCACACCTGTGTTTAAGAAGCCCAGGATCTTCTCTGCATTTCTGCACACGGAAAATTGGAGATGTGGAGAAGAGGGATGTAATGGTGAGTAAAGGTTATAGTAAAAACGGCTGCCAAAGAGCGACTGTTCAGGTAGCATTTGTTACAGTATGACATACTCACTCGACAACACACTTCTCGTTCATGACGTTCGCCTTGAACCCCAGGACAGCAAACACAACTAAAGTGGCCAGGATGGAGGTAACAAAGTTGATGGTGGAGACCAGCGCTGCATCAAAGTGGCAGTTGTTGTCTCGCTTGTTGTAGCTGGAGAAAGCGATGACGCCTCCAAAGCCCAGACCGAGAGCAAAGAAGACCTGCGTGGCTGCTTCTCTCCACACCTGCGGCTCCAACATCTTTTCCAGCTAGTGAGAAGAAAGATTAAATGTCAAagattaatgcattaataacaGAGAAATTTATGTATTTACTATTTTTGCAATATACTGCACTAATGAAGTGAAACTTTAGCTTCTTTGGTGCTCTGATGATGAAGTTAATCtcagtttattgtaaaagcACTAAATCCATGGAGCTGTCTCTTTCTGTTGTTTACTACTCTCTTTTGACATTTGATGTCAGCAGACAGCCCAACTACAAAATAATTCACATTGCATGATCATATACAgcaaataataaagtaattgcatttttttcacagtATGTAATGATGCTATTTGGTGTCATTATACATATTCACCACTAGAGGGAGACATCAATCCAACACATGACACAATTTGgatattaatgacatttttgtatGAGTGGATCTGAATGGCCTTGGTGGTAAAGCAGCTAAAACCATGACCACTCATGGCTGAACAGCTTGCATAGACAAAGTGTCACTTATGTCACATATCTGTTTGGCTAACAGTCCGTGAATGAGTGATCAGGACCAAGACAGCAGCCTACTTAAAGACTACATTTTCCTCTCCAGCACACAACAATGCAATTTTTATTGAGAAAATTTCCCCCAATCCTGCAGAGGCAACCCTGTTTTAGAGCTGCCTCTTTTTTGGTAAAAATCACCAGTGTTTTTCTCTCACCTTAGGGGTGAACATGTGAGCGATGCCATCCACCGCTCCCTTTAGCAGCAAACCTCGCACCAGGAAACAGAAAAGCACCACATACGGGAAGAGAGAGCTGAAGTACATCacctaagagagagagaaagtcaagTACATTACACAGTGTTGCCATGGACACGCTTTTCTGAGGCCTCACACATGGAGGAGGACCAAACTGCaactatgcacacacatacacacacgatGAATCAATCCCAaaactgctttgtgtttgcttggCACTGAATCTGTGAAATCTTACCAGCTGTGGAGAGGACTCCTTGAGGTTTGGAGAGATGAGTCAAAAATCCTTCCTACAGCATTTCGGGGAATCATTGCAGTACTGACTATGATAATTGGATTACTAAGTTTAGTGTTTAAAAAACCGTGTCAGACCTTGGCGATCCATGTATTTTCCTATTGAAAATGTGGGCTGGATGCTGTGGCATATGACTCACTTTCTGGATCGAGATTACAGGATGTTGTTGCAGTTGTTGCCAAACGGAGCATTTTCCATCTGCATCCTGAACCGGTCTTTGCTTGGTTCAGTTTAAGCTTATTAATGTTGCATGCGCCTCTCTTCCATGATATAGATGAGATCCGAAAATAGACTAGTGCTGATGACAGGCTTTAGCATCTTACCTTTGACTGAAAGGCATTAGCAAAGTGAGTAAAACACTCACTGACATGGATGAATCATCGATTAAAAATTGAATTTTAAAGcttttgttaaaattatttattgtgTGCATCTTTATACAGTCCATGGTGTGGTAATCTCTATAGTTTGCAGGCTCTGCCCCTGCTGTGAAGCCATGGAGACCTCGTACCTTTCCGGAGGACTGGATGCCCTTGATGACAGCCAGGCAGACCAGGATCCAAGCCACAAGCAGGGACAGGGTCATCTTCCAGTTCAGGCCGCCCGTGTCGTCGATGGAGCTGGTGATGTTGAGAGTCTGGCGGTACCAGAAGTAAGTGGTGGCCGAGCTCTTCTCACACTCTGGAACCACGACTACAAAAGTAATgaggaaaaggagggaaatAGCATAAACAGTGCTCTGACAGTGGAATTTGCACATATACAAAATCGGTGATGTACATCCAATTTGGTTACATGTTTTATTAGaaactttaaatatttctgtaattttatCTGTCAAGATAAATGTATTTActagtggtagaagaagtacgCAGatcttttgcttaagtaaaagtagcaaaaccACATGCTTTCAGAATTTGactaaaagtacaaaagcatgagcaacaaaatgtacttgaaagtattaaaagtaaggTAGACATCATGCAGAAAGATTCCTTTTAAAATGGTGTATTCATTGGTTTATTATTACTGGCGCATGTGTAGCAAGTATTTAATGTAGTATGCTCTTGTCAAGGTTTAGCTAATTAAACTATAACAATGGCCCATATTTTTAAACCTATCATACACTGGAAAATTTTAACTATCACTGAGTCAGAAAAGACTAATTCTcttaaaacaagagaaaagatCTGCCAGTGCAGTGAGTTTCAAAAACTTGTTTCAAGACTTTTCTAAAAACTAAGTGTAACTCTTCTTGATTTGATGCAGAATTATTCTCTCACGATACTGACACTCATTTCTATAACATTCTTGAAATACTCGTATTGGAAAAAAGATTTTTCCACTTTTCAGACTCAGTAATTGACAAAATAACTTTGAGACTTTTGAgtgtatgttttaaatgaaaaatcttaaaggtgccctgtggagttttcttgtaaacaaatgaagtttctgtttacattaaGTGTTGAGTTAATTTCCTTTCTTATAAAACtttgcaaagccgatttttttaaacatttgtttacagCCATGTTTGCTAGCTTTCAGTGTCACctgggtgcatgtgtgtctttatgcGTGTGCACGAGACAAGCACAATTGGGACCCACTCAGAAAAACATcgctccatagtgctactagtcaaaaactccacagggtaacGTTGATCTACAAAGTAACAAGTACCTGTCagttaaatgtagtggagtagaaagtgCAATAGTACAAAAAAATACTCaaggaaagtacaagtacaagtataattgtacttaagtaaattacttgagtaaatgtacttagctagtgtactttccacctctgcacATAGCTTAACTAAATCCTGTTGGAAGCTCCACAGCATCCCTGCTGCATTCATAATCATGAGCAGAGTCGACATCCTGCCCTAGAATGCTAATGAAAGCTCTGCGAGAACCTGCATGCCATTCGAGGTAGTGAGGCACTGTCATACCATCTGACAGGCCTCGCCAACAGAGCTGCTCTGTAGGATGAAGCGCAGGGCCATCCCTACTATAGAGACGGCGCAAAAATTTTTCTGTTAGCCTGCAGAGACACTGCTGCTTGACTGCAGAGCCACAGCGAGGCAGGCTGTTTCAATGCAAAGACACGTTCTGCAGCTTTAAGCACCACCCTGCGTAGCACTGGGcagcctgtgtgtctgcattttctGAAATACTTTGCTGAATATGGAATTGTCTTGCAGGACTCTGCAGTATTCATTTTTCCTCTATGTGGTGTCGGCCGAgagctttacaataaaaagctGTATGGGCACTTGTCTTTTGACGTACATCTCTATTACAGTTTGTAATCTCTATTGTGTTGTGCACTCACTGGCTTGGGTTCCATTTATCTGGACAGGGCATTCAGCCCAAGGCAGCGGATATTGGAATGACTGGAAGAAATAGAAGATGCTCCAGCCGATAATCACATTATAATAGAGGCCCACAAAACCGCAAACCTGagggaaaatgagagaaaacagaaatacttaTCACTCCTAAATACAATCACTGTCTCaccacacaaaaatacaaacagcacAAGGTAACAAACAGCATGCAGTTTGTTGAGGTGAATGCCTCTTCTTGAGTCAGGGCACAGACGCTGAGCACACAGCTTAAGTCGGAGTATGTATAAATTATTGAGCTGTTTGCTCTCAGCAGTCAAGGCTGGGGTCCTCTATGAGAAGGTATTTATAGCTGCTGAATCTCCCTCTGCCACATCCGAGCTGCCACACGCCTCACTGCCCCAGGCCAggcctctccctcccctcttttGCACTAGATTGATGAAATCACTATCAGAAAGACTGACGCAGGAGATCACTGACTGACCGACTCAGCCGCTGACTGACTATGTTTTGGGCTGATGATGCCGATGGGATGAGGACATGATGGGTCACTACGCCTGCAGATGATGGGGATAGATTATGACAGTGATCTGCGCTGGTCTTTGCATGCCGCTTGCTGTAAAACATCAAGAGGAAGTAATACGAGCAGACAGAGGGAGTCAGGTAATCTGAGCTCAACAGCACGTTTTTGTCTCTGCACATAACATGTCTAACTCTGAGTCGAGTTAGACAAGTGAGAAAATTACTTAGAATCTTAGATTCAACACCAATCCAAAAACATGGACTTGTTACTGTGTTATACATTGCATTTCTTCAAAGCCTGCTGTGATCCTGTGTGCAATGATTATGATACTACATTAATGTGGCATTTTGTAAAAGGTATCATAAATAGTCATCAGTaggtttattcatttttaatcaatcatttattaatgcttAACAGATCAGTGATAAGCCATTACAAACTAATAAAGACCTTTTGGTTTGTCAGTTTGTGAGCCCACAAAAGGCCTCTTTGGTTGGTGTGTATCTTCTAGAATTGTAGCttcattcattgttttacaGTCTCCAGTGGCTGACTGTAATATGGAAAAAATATGTCCTGGGTTTTTCCATAATAAGAAATCAAATGTTAGTAGGTCATTAATAAATCAGTCCTTCCTGCAGAAGGTAGGCACTCAAACAGTTTATTGGGGCCGGTTCCTTTATGGATACATTAAAGAGACAGGTGAGTGTAGAGagtgacttgacttgaattCATGTCACTTGCAATAGATTTCGATGGTAAGTTTTCATGGggaaaaaagcatcaaaattaCCACAGAAACTTCGCAAACCACTGCTGCAGCAAAATCCACCTCaccagacattcatgttccccataGGATCCTAAtgatgtgatccactgacttttcctctagcgccaccatgaggttaatTGGACGGATTGCCATAAACTTTGGTACAGACAACATGCtccccaaaggatgaattgcaatgactttggtgaccctttggattttcatctagtgtcatcatcaggtcaaaattttaatttatcaaatactttggtttatgccTCCAAAGTTAATCACATtccaatcagcctcagctttactttgtgtttaatgctgattaacaaatgttagcatactaacactctacactaagatggtgaatatggtcaacattatacctgctaaggcggatgttagcatgctgactttatAATTTAGCTAACTGTGCCTAAGAACAGCCTCACAGgttgctagcatgactgtagacaaAGAGCTACAGGCGTTAATCAAGACATTAGTGACAACCTGTATGACAGAGTTGTGAAGTGGGGGGAGCTATTTTGGACGACCCTGGTTCCGGAAGTGAAAGTCCCATTAATTTATCCCATAAACAATGTTACGTGACTCACAGTTTGTGCCGGTAAATAATCAGTCCAAATTATtaacaactgtgttagaaaatatgttttttttaaataaaaagtggaAGGTACAAGCTTGTGTACGTAAACATTTCAGGGTAGAAGTTATCTACGACTGCCAAGGTTAATTTcagcaagaaacatccaatcacagaacTTCTGTGCTAATTTTATAATGCATAGTTTAAATCAGTACACTTTTAATTTTGGGGTCAACTTTGGTtgaattcagcaactatggCGCCACATTTTGTTAACAACTGCAACTATGAAGCGTTTTGAATTGGCAACCGCTCGGATTCACGCCTCTGACTGGAttcttctccatggc
This sequence is a window from Siniperca chuatsi isolate FFG_IHB_CAS linkage group LG10, ASM2008510v1, whole genome shotgun sequence. Protein-coding genes within it:
- the slc6a17 gene encoding sodium-dependent neutral amino acid transporter SLC6A17, producing the protein MPKNTKVTQREHSNEPVTESVADLLSLEHPMDYKSSQMSMGLSPGSTAPVKALLPSPDPDAEDGRPAWNNKLEYILAQVGFSVGLGNVWRFPYLCQKNGGGAYLVPYFILLLLIGIPLFFLELAVGQRIRRGSIGVWNYVCPHLGGIGVSSLMVCGFVGLYYNVIIGWSIFYFFQSFQYPLPWAECPVQINGTQAIVVPECEKSSATTYFWYRQTLNITSSIDDTGGLNWKMTLSLLVAWILVCLAVIKGIQSSGKVMYFSSLFPYVVLFCFLVRGLLLKGAVDGIAHMFTPKLEKMLEPQVWREAATQVFFALGLGFGGVIAFSSYNKRDNNCHFDAALVSTINFVTSILATLVVFAVLGFKANVMNEKCVVENAEKILGFLNTGVLSRELIPPHINFSHLSTEDYAEMYSVIKTVKEDSFGQLGLDACLLEDELNKAVQGTGLAFIAFTEAMTHFPASPFWSVMFFFMLINLGLGSMIGTMTGITTPILDAFKIRKEILCVACCVIAFLLGLLFVQRSGNYFVTMFDDYSAGLPLTVVVILENISVAWIYGTKRFMQDLEDMLGFRPYSFYYYMWKYVSPAVLVVLIIATVIEMAISPAGYNAWVEAEGAERFHSYPPWALAMAYALIVVAMLPLPIVFIARRFNLISDGSNTLSVSYRKGMMKDISNLEEQDEQRFILSKNPSETPSPMPAHRTYLGPGGTQEMTNTNYGTSTKTGYQNIGSPESEL